In the genome of Methanobrevibacter sp., one region contains:
- a CDS encoding ABC transporter ATP-binding protein — MKLIEKIKKYFKKEDNKKRAKQESVPMPESKYNNMIILAPYKAAYEGDDSRFYIYTFGEDGEPITDEILTISFPDKKYELQTDWKGMLRIPINLPVGKYVFDIVFPNGDYSQSIEGNLIVKAASSKPTSPKKPKKPKSTHSKKPSKISTNFYAPNMKMYSKKQTQYYIMLRDGNYDAMQGEEIRFIVDDEVYISKTDEKGFARLDKEFPPGKNIIKYEYLGNEKYEKSEGESTINVLVRNEDKELMIDVEHLSMEFKVTKDKIDTLKEFIIRTAKRNKEEHEKIKVLDDISFKVYKGDRVGILGFNGAGKSTLLKIMSGIYEPTSGTITTYGNIAPLLELGAGFDKNYTGKNNIFLNGAFLSMKEDFIKEKYDEIVEFSELGEFIDYPIKNYSSGMKSKLGFAIATTINPDILIIDEILSVGDIKFRKKSSEKLNSMMKDGATVLLVSHSISQIRKICGRCIWLQDGQIIMDGETNEVCNAYVSSANGTNIKKRRK; from the coding sequence ATGAAGTTAATAGAGAAAATAAAAAAATATTTTAAAAAGGAGGATAATAAAAAAAGGGCCAAACAAGAAAGTGTCCCTATGCCTGAATCCAAGTACAATAACATGATTATCCTCGCCCCATATAAGGCTGCATATGAAGGGGACGATTCTAGATTCTACATTTACACATTTGGTGAAGATGGCGAACCTATTACTGATGAAATCCTGACTATTAGCTTTCCAGATAAAAAATATGAACTTCAAACCGATTGGAAAGGAATGCTAAGAATTCCAATTAATCTTCCCGTTGGAAAATATGTTTTTGATATAGTATTCCCTAATGGAGATTATTCTCAAAGTATTGAAGGTAATTTAATTGTTAAAGCAGCTTCATCCAAACCAACTAGCCCTAAAAAACCAAAAAAACCAAAATCAACTCATTCTAAAAAGCCTTCTAAAATATCAACCAATTTCTATGCTCCAAATATGAAAATGTATTCGAAAAAGCAAACACAATATTATATTATGCTACGTGACGGCAATTATGATGCAATGCAAGGAGAGGAAATTAGGTTTATCGTAGATGATGAAGTTTACATCTCTAAAACTGATGAAAAAGGATTTGCCAGATTAGACAAAGAATTCCCACCTGGAAAAAATATAATAAAATATGAATACTTGGGTAACGAAAAATATGAGAAAAGTGAAGGGGAATCAACTATAAACGTGCTGGTAAGGAATGAAGACAAGGAACTGATGATTGATGTTGAACACTTATCAATGGAATTTAAAGTCACAAAAGATAAAATCGACACTTTAAAAGAATTCATCATTAGAACCGCTAAAAGAAATAAAGAGGAACATGAAAAAATAAAGGTTCTTGACGACATCTCATTTAAAGTTTATAAAGGGGACAGAGTAGGAATCCTCGGTTTCAACGGTGCTGGAAAAAGTACCCTATTAAAAATAATGTCTGGAATCTATGAGCCGACATCCGGAACCATAACAACCTACGGCAATATTGCGCCATTGCTTGAATTGGGTGCTGGTTTTGATAAAAACTACACCGGCAAAAACAATATTTTCCTAAACGGTGCTTTCTTGAGTATGAAGGAGGACTTCATCAAAGAGAAATATGATGAAATCGTGGAATTTTCGGAATTGGGGGAATTCATCGATTACCCTATCAAAAATTATTCTTCAGGTATGAAATCAAAATTAGGTTTTGCAATAGCTACAACTATCAATCCGGATATTTTAATCATTGATGAAATATTATCTGTCGGAGATATTAAATTCAGAAAAAAGAGCTCAGAAAAACTTAATTCAATGATGAAGGACGGAGCTACAGTATTGCTTGTTTCACATTCAATTTCACAAATTAGAAAGATATGCGGCAGATGCATTTGGCTTCAAGATGGCCAAATAATAATGGATGGAGAAACAAATGAAGTTTGCAATGCATATGTATCAAGTGCAAATGGAACAAATATTAAAAAAAGAAGAAAATAG
- a CDS encoding ABC transporter permease, with protein sequence MFDTFAEKKFLLKQLVKRDLTSKYKDSVLGIAWSFLNPLLIMIVFTAIFSMIFGRQIENYPVYFLSGRIIFDFFKSASTGAMKSIKGNANILKKIYIPKYMLAVSKVCYEFINFLISVVILFGVMLVTGAQFHLTALLAIIPIFLLVMLIFGIGLILAVCNTYFTDIGHLYNVFALILMYASALFYPMEIVPVTVQKLFTLNPIYSAISCFRECVVYGIFPNIYTLSYLAVFAITTLLIGIILFKMYDKKLALEL encoded by the coding sequence ATGTTTGACACATTTGCTGAGAAGAAATTTTTATTAAAACAATTAGTAAAAAGAGATTTAACCTCCAAATATAAAGATTCCGTTCTTGGAATAGCTTGGAGTTTTTTAAATCCTTTATTAATAATGATTGTATTTACAGCAATCTTTTCAATGATTTTCGGCCGTCAAATTGAAAATTATCCCGTTTATTTCTTATCAGGAAGAATAATATTTGATTTTTTTAAATCTGCATCAACAGGAGCAATGAAATCAATCAAAGGAAACGCAAACATACTTAAAAAGATTTATATCCCAAAATACATGCTCGCCGTTAGTAAGGTCTGTTACGAATTCATTAACTTTTTGATTTCAGTTGTAATTTTATTCGGAGTTATGTTGGTAACTGGTGCGCAATTCCATTTAACTGCATTATTGGCCATTATCCCTATATTTTTATTGGTCATGCTGATATTTGGAATTGGATTGATATTAGCCGTTTGCAATACCTACTTTACAGATATTGGGCATTTATACAATGTATTTGCATTAATCTTGATGTATGCTTCTGCATTGTTCTATCCTATGGAAATTGTTCCGGTGACCGTTCAGAAATTGTTTACATTGAATCCGATTTATTCTGCAATTTCATGCTTTAGGGAATGTGTCGTTTACGGAATATTTCCGAATATCTACACATTATCCTATTTGGCAGTGTTCGCCATAACAACTTTATTAATTGGAATCATTCTATTTAAGATGTATGATAAAAAATTAGCATTGGAACTATAA
- the hisE gene encoding phosphoribosyl-ATP diphosphatase, translating to MADDKIIREVYEVLESRRDNPIDSYTSKIMQDSDKKAEDKILEKIAEEAGEVLLAAKNDENLVYESVDLIFHTLLILVYKGVEIDEIFEEFASRRK from the coding sequence ATGGCTGATGATAAAATCATAAGAGAGGTTTATGAGGTTTTGGAATCCCGACGTGACAATCCGATTGATTCATATACTTCAAAAATCATGCAAGACAGCGATAAAAAAGCTGAAGACAAAATACTTGAAAAAATTGCTGAAGAAGCTGGAGAAGTGCTGCTTGCTGCAAAAAATGACGAAAATCTTGTATATGAATCTGTAGATTTGATTTTCCATACATTGCTCATATTAGTGTATAAAGGCGTTGAAATTGATGAAATATTTGAAGAGTTTGCAAGCAGAAGAAAATGA
- a CDS encoding CBS domain-containing protein: MGGKKSYVKDYMTENVISVSPKTKTDEVIDLMKKSHHNSYPVVKDNKLVGMVTAFDIVAKKRTETVDGIMTTKLVVANQNLTINDASRVMFRRGISRMPVVDETGALVGIITNTDMVRSHIERSTPNKVEYFKKTLEQLYGIHTTLRHMEVETNKLRPTQDRVYADELEGRAYELKKGLAEPAIVVKTGDRWILVDGHHRAVASAQNGYETVDSYVIDLGQDIKLGMEKTADKAGIRTFDDIEIIDDDKHPLIALTESMQDQESKGDD, from the coding sequence ATGGGTGGAAAAAAATCTTATGTTAAAGATTACATGACCGAAAACGTAATCAGTGTTTCGCCAAAAACTAAAACTGATGAAGTTATTGATTTAATGAAAAAAAGCCACCACAACAGTTATCCAGTAGTAAAAGACAATAAATTAGTTGGAATGGTAACAGCATTCGATATCGTGGCCAAAAAAAGGACAGAAACTGTTGACGGAATAATGACCACCAAATTAGTTGTTGCCAACCAAAATTTAACCATTAATGATGCTTCAAGAGTCATGTTCAGAAGAGGAATTTCCAGGATGCCTGTTGTAGATGAAACAGGAGCGCTTGTAGGAATTATCACAAACACTGATATGGTAAGGTCACATATCGAAAGATCAACACCGAATAAGGTAGAGTATTTCAAAAAAACTTTAGAACAGTTATATGGAATCCACACAACTCTAAGGCATATGGAAGTTGAAACTAATAAACTAAGACCAACTCAAGACAGAGTTTATGCAGATGAGCTTGAAGGCAGAGCTTATGAATTAAAAAAAGGATTAGCCGAACCTGCAATTGTTGTGAAAACCGGTGATAGGTGGATTTTAGTAGACGGACATCACAGAGCAGTTGCATCAGCTCAAAACGGATATGAAACTGTAGATTCATACGTTATCGATTTGGGCCAAGACATTAAATTAGGAATGGAAAAAACAGCAGACAAAGCTGGTATAAGGACATTTGATGATATAGAAATTATCGATGACGACAAGCATCCTTTAATTGCACTTACTGAAAGCATGCAAGATCAAGAGTCCAAAGGTGACGATTAA
- the gatB gene encoding Asp-tRNA(Asn)/Glu-tRNA(Gln) amidotransferase subunit GatB produces MMCGLEIHVQLETQSKLFCDCPTNYQDAPINTNICPVCLNQPGAKPHPTNEKALENALMIALMLNCEIDQGVTYFMRKHYDYPDLPSGYQRTSIPIGINGELNGIRIREIHVEEDPGQYNPDRGTVNFNRSGIPLVEIVTEPDIKSPEEARTFLNELIRVLQYSGGARGEGTMRADVNISINGGNRVEMKNINSIKGAYRALIFERNRQKRNLERGVETKQETRAYVESQMITTAMRLKEDADDYRFITDPDLPPMQISDETIQSILDTMPEAPHNKVKRFVEDYKIDEETAKVLTSEFDLGIAYEEVVKEIDPIFAAKWMRDELKRVLTYNKLDFASSEISVENLVELFNMIQSKEITVKAGQRIIEQMPNNEKSPKAIAEELGLLGVVKDDEILAAVKQAIEENPKAVDDYLSGQKASINFLVGQVMRLTRGKADPGETVKLLKENIEEE; encoded by the coding sequence ATGATGTGTGGACTTGAAATCCACGTACAACTAGAAACTCAATCAAAATTATTCTGTGACTGTCCTACAAATTATCAGGACGCACCTATAAATACAAACATATGTCCTGTTTGTTTAAACCAACCAGGTGCCAAACCACATCCTACAAACGAAAAAGCATTAGAAAATGCTTTAATGATTGCATTAATGTTAAACTGTGAAATTGATCAAGGTGTAACATACTTCATGAGAAAACACTACGATTATCCGGATTTGCCTTCAGGTTACCAAAGAACTTCAATCCCTATTGGAATAAACGGTGAATTGAACGGAATTAGAATTAGAGAAATTCACGTTGAAGAAGACCCTGGTCAATATAACCCGGATAGAGGTACTGTTAACTTCAATCGTTCTGGAATTCCATTAGTTGAAATTGTTACAGAACCAGATATCAAATCTCCTGAAGAAGCAAGAACCTTCTTAAACGAATTAATAAGAGTTCTGCAATACAGTGGTGGAGCTCGCGGTGAAGGTACCATGAGAGCAGATGTAAACATCTCAATCAATGGTGGAAACAGAGTGGAAATGAAAAACATAAACTCCATCAAGGGCGCTTACAGAGCATTAATTTTTGAACGTAACAGACAGAAAAGAAACTTGGAAAGAGGAGTTGAAACAAAACAGGAAACTCGTGCATATGTTGAAAGTCAAATGATTACAACAGCAATGAGGTTAAAGGAAGATGCTGACGATTATAGATTCATTACAGATCCTGACTTGCCACCTATGCAAATTTCAGATGAAACAATACAAAGCATTTTAGACACAATGCCTGAAGCTCCTCACAACAAAGTAAAAAGATTTGTTGAAGATTATAAAATTGACGAAGAAACCGCTAAAGTCTTAACCTCCGAATTTGATTTAGGTATTGCATATGAAGAAGTTGTTAAAGAAATTGACCCTATATTTGCAGCAAAATGGATGAGAGATGAACTTAAAAGAGTCTTAACATATAACAAACTAGATTTCGCAAGTAGTGAAATTAGTGTTGAAAACCTCGTGGAATTATTCAATATGATTCAATCAAAAGAAATTACTGTTAAAGCAGGCCAAAGAATCATTGAGCAAATGCCAAACAATGAAAAATCTCCTAAAGCAATTGCTGAAGAATTAGGATTGCTTGGTGTTGTAAAAGATGATGAAATATTAGCCGCTGTAAAACAAGCCATTGAAGAAAATCCAAAAGCTGTAGATGATTACCTGTCCGGACAAAAAGCTTCAATTAACTTCTTGGTAGGTCAAGTAATGAGATTGACACGTGGAAAGGCAGACCCTGGTGAAACTGTAAAACTTTTAAAAGAAAATATTGAAGAGGAGTAA
- a CDS encoding radical SAM protein: MDYDIFDLIRNANKTTLSKHGNLITLERAVFLSWWCDKGDCAFCYMSTQKEKIKDSTKARRNINNIYAEAEMCKRLDWNIEFLSGGYKSFTTQEIKEIATNIKEITGDGVWLNTGITDELNEYESEIKGITGAVEVAKPEIHEKVCPSKKLEDISNMLDVAGSLGFKKAITIILGLGETLEDVQYIIDYIKDHKIDRVIFYSLNPHKETVYANSSQPASLYYAQVVAQVRLAFPNIEIICGTWIDNLANIGILILSGANGITKFPLFKMFGTKYGKRVEEEVKWAGRDLKGTFTDENMLGPKKSEVSPELDKFINRYIKESLKNKY; the protein is encoded by the coding sequence ATGGATTATGACATATTTGATTTAATAAGAAATGCCAATAAAACAACATTAAGCAAGCATGGCAACTTAATAACACTTGAAAGAGCAGTATTTTTATCATGGTGGTGCGATAAGGGAGATTGTGCTTTTTGTTACATGTCAACACAAAAAGAGAAAATAAAAGATTCCACCAAAGCTAGACGAAACATCAATAACATCTATGCTGAAGCGGAGATGTGCAAACGTCTTGACTGGAATATAGAATTTTTATCCGGAGGATACAAATCATTTACAACACAGGAAATCAAGGAAATTGCCACCAATATAAAAGAAATTACTGGAGACGGAGTTTGGCTAAATACCGGAATAACAGATGAATTAAACGAATACGAATCTGAAATAAAAGGAATTACCGGCGCTGTCGAAGTGGCCAAACCAGAAATACATGAAAAAGTATGTCCATCCAAAAAACTAGAAGACATCAGCAATATGCTGGATGTTGCAGGAAGTTTGGGATTTAAAAAAGCGATTACAATAATTTTAGGGCTTGGTGAAACACTTGAAGATGTTCAATACATAATAGACTACATTAAAGACCATAAAATTGATAGAGTGATATTCTACTCACTGAATCCCCATAAAGAAACCGTTTATGCAAACTCTTCACAACCCGCTTCCCTTTATTACGCTCAAGTTGTAGCCCAAGTTAGATTGGCATTCCCAAATATAGAAATAATCTGTGGAACCTGGATTGACAATCTGGCGAATATAGGCATTTTAATTTTAAGCGGAGCCAATGGGATAACAAAATTCCCCCTATTTAAGATGTTTGGAACAAAATATGGAAAAAGAGTAGAAGAAGAAGTGAAATGGGCAGGACGTGACCTAAAGGGCACATTTACAGATGAAAATATGTTGGGTCCTAAAAAAAGTGAAGTTTCACCTGAACTGGATAAATTCATTAATCGATATATTAAAGAGTCTTTAAAAAATAAATATTAA
- the hjc gene encoding Holliday junction resolvase Hjc, with translation MAKKGSAEERDLVHKLWERNFAAMRAPASGGATKNPLPDVVAGNGKLYLAIEVKTTTKDKVYIDEPQISALCEFSKIFGAKPYIGVRFKYTKWLFLEPKNTPRTRNGNYKVEKDYALEKGLEIDEIAGIDKQMKFE, from the coding sequence ATGGCTAAAAAGGGGTCTGCTGAAGAAAGGGATTTGGTGCATAAACTATGGGAGAGAAATTTTGCTGCAATGAGGGCTCCTGCCTCTGGAGGGGCAACTAAAAATCCATTACCTGATGTCGTTGCCGGAAATGGGAAACTGTATTTGGCTATTGAAGTTAAAACAACAACCAAAGATAAAGTTTATATTGATGAGCCTCAAATTTCTGCATTGTGTGAATTTTCTAAGATATTTGGTGCAAAACCATATATCGGGGTCAGATTTAAATATACTAAATGGCTTTTTTTGGAGCCTAAAAATACTCCAAGGACTAGAAATGGCAACTACAAAGTTGAAAAGGATTATGCATTGGAGAAAGGTTTGGAAATCGATGAAATTGCAGGCATTGACAAACAAATGAAATTTGAATAA
- a CDS encoding MBL fold metallo-hydrolase — MSSIVFIMGFNYDSNCYLIDKNILVDTGAGQNKDYLFSKLRENGVEAEDIELVVNTHCHFDHIGGNHFFPDAKIAVHKLDAISIRNEDTLGTSMSAFEGVDNSRVDIELEEGDKIGDFEVIHTPGHTSGGICMWDGKNLISGDTIFAGGGVGRMDIGGNYQDMKNSVEKLMKFDVKNIYPGHGPIVERNGKDHIRLSYSYL, encoded by the coding sequence ATGTCAAGTATTGTTTTTATAATGGGATTCAACTACGATTCAAATTGCTATTTGATTGATAAAAATATATTGGTTGATACCGGTGCAGGTCAAAATAAGGATTATTTGTTCTCAAAACTTCGTGAAAATGGTGTTGAAGCCGAAGATATTGAATTGGTTGTAAATACGCATTGTCATTTTGACCATATAGGTGGTAATCATTTCTTTCCAGATGCTAAAATTGCAGTTCATAAATTGGATGCAATTTCCATTAGAAATGAGGATACTTTAGGCACTTCAATGTCCGCTTTTGAGGGTGTTGACAATTCAAGGGTCGATATTGAGCTTGAAGAAGGAGATAAAATCGGAGATTTTGAAGTTATACATACTCCCGGCCATACCAGCGGCGGAATTTGTATGTGGGATGGCAAAAATTTAATTTCAGGAGACACTATATTTGCCGGTGGAGGTGTCGGCAGGATGGACATTGGCGGTAACTATCAGGACATGAAAAACAGCGTTGAAAAATTAATGAAATTTGACGTTAAAAATATCTATCCTGGGCATGGTCCGATAGTGGAAAGAAATGGAAAAGACCATATTAGGTTGTCTTATTCCTATCTATAA
- a CDS encoding TrkA family potassium uptake protein, with amino-acid sequence MYAIIMGGGRVGLALSNLLIEEGFDITLIENDETLCAEVASELDALVICGNGTSSKLLEESNIEDADYFIATTGNDEANLLSCILVRKYDVETIIARVSNPDHEEAFKEVGIDRVISPEISAARDLAQFVTNPTASKLTTLGEGDAEIIEMTITNDKVVGKRYKDISPTKDYNIIAMYENGKLVIPQPDNTISRGQKVSILVRRGTMKKVSRKLERL; translated from the coding sequence ATGTATGCAATTATTATGGGAGGAGGTCGTGTTGGGCTTGCTCTTTCGAATTTATTGATTGAAGAAGGTTTTGACATTACTTTAATTGAAAATGACGAAACATTATGTGCAGAAGTCGCATCTGAATTGGATGCACTTGTTATTTGCGGAAATGGTACTAGTTCAAAATTACTTGAAGAAAGTAATATTGAAGACGCTGATTATTTTATAGCAACTACTGGAAATGATGAAGCAAACTTACTTTCATGCATTCTAGTTAGAAAATATGATGTTGAAACAATAATTGCACGTGTAAGTAATCCTGATCACGAAGAAGCATTTAAAGAAGTTGGGATTGATAGGGTAATCAGCCCAGAAATAAGTGCCGCCAGAGATTTAGCGCAATTTGTAACAAATCCAACAGCATCCAAATTAACAACACTTGGTGAAGGTGATGCGGAAATTATTGAAATGACAATAACCAACGATAAAGTTGTTGGGAAACGTTATAAAGACATTTCACCTACCAAAGATTATAATATCATCGCCATGTATGAAAATGGAAAATTAGTAATTCCACAACCAGACAATACAATCAGCCGTGGACAAAAAGTTTCAATTCTTGTTAGAAGAGGAACAATGAAAAAAGTATCTAGAAAATTAGAAAGATTATAG
- a CDS encoding TrkH family potassium uptake protein, with amino-acid sequence MRYINKTDLFIVVRNSGMIMIGIGVLCLIPIIVDLLYLEFNFLGFIVPSLISIILGYICIKAFDKYSSRKMRLKHGMIISALAWLWASIIGGLVMLMVSDLSMVNGVFESMSALTGSGVTMYQNVEILPHSILFFRSLEQWVGGLGIIVMIVAILTRPGTSSSKLYQSEAREEKLKPSIKTTLKHTIRIYLIYTTFGIILYLLAGMPLFDSVCNTFTTISTGGMSIKNANIGYYQSDVIYFISIILMILGATSFLVHYKVIKTRGKSLFHDLQFKVMITVIAIVTLMLYFASNIIPMDLLFTVVSAATTTGSSIKGAEIMAGWPSFVLICIMGLMLVGGSSGSTVGAIKLSRVIIFFKGIYKHIREILSPEGRVVPIKISNTKVSEKAVGDSGNYITLYLICILITWSLFCLYGHDPFNSLFDTISIQGNVGLTLGEIDFGLEAPLKLISIFNMWTGRLEIYPALITLRAIFEIFKR; translated from the coding sequence ATGAGATATATTAACAAAACTGACTTATTTATAGTAGTCAGAAATTCCGGGATGATAATGATTGGAATAGGAGTGTTATGCCTTATCCCAATAATTGTTGACCTGCTATATCTCGAATTTAATTTTTTAGGATTTATAGTGCCTAGTTTAATATCAATAATTCTAGGATACATTTGCATAAAAGCATTTGACAAATATTCTTCACGAAAAATGCGATTAAAACATGGGATGATAATCTCCGCATTGGCTTGGTTATGGGCAAGTATCATAGGAGGACTTGTCATGCTGATGGTAAGCGATTTGAGCATGGTAAATGGTGTCTTTGAAAGCATGTCCGCTTTAACCGGAAGTGGAGTGACAATGTATCAAAATGTTGAAATTCTACCCCACAGCATATTGTTTTTCAGATCACTTGAACAGTGGGTTGGAGGTTTAGGGATAATCGTTATGATTGTTGCGATTTTAACAAGACCGGGAACCTCTTCTTCAAAATTATACCAATCAGAGGCACGGGAAGAAAAATTAAAGCCAAGTATCAAAACAACCCTAAAGCATACCATAAGGATTTATTTGATTTATACCACCTTTGGAATTATTCTATATTTGCTTGCAGGAATGCCCCTTTTCGATTCTGTTTGCAATACTTTCACAACCATATCAACCGGCGGAATGAGCATCAAGAATGCAAACATTGGATATTACCAAAGCGATGTGATTTATTTCATATCAATCATATTAATGATTCTTGGAGCGACAAGCTTTTTAGTGCATTACAAGGTTATCAAAACCAGAGGAAAATCATTGTTTCATGATCTGCAATTTAAAGTGATGATAACCGTAATAGCAATTGTCACATTAATGCTTTACTTTGCATCAAACATAATCCCTATGGACTTACTATTTACAGTAGTATCCGCTGCAACAACAACAGGATCAAGTATTAAAGGGGCGGAAATAATGGCTGGGTGGCCATCATTTGTCTTGATATGCATAATGGGCCTGATGTTAGTTGGCGGTTCAAGCGGTTCAACTGTAGGTGCAATCAAGCTTTCAAGAGTCATTATTTTCTTTAAAGGAATCTATAAGCACATCCGTGAAATTTTATCTCCCGAAGGAAGAGTCGTTCCAATAAAAATTTCAAATACAAAAGTATCCGAAAAGGCCGTTGGCGATAGTGGAAACTATATAACCCTGTATCTGATTTGCATTTTAATTACATGGTCTTTATTCTGTTTATATGGTCATGACCCATTCAATAGTCTATTCGACACTATTTCTATTCAAGGGAATGTAGGTTTAACGCTAGGAGAAATTGATTTTGGTCTTGAAGCCCCATTAAAGTTAATTAGCATATTTAATATGTGGACTGGAAGATTAGAAATATACCCTGCGCTAATCACATTAAGAGCAATCTTCGAAATTTTCAAAAGATAA
- a CDS encoding UPF0104 family protein, whose product MDKKSIFFLGISILILIIMLWFVGIDKVIDALKLANMTLLLLALLVQVFLYFLYTLRWQILNKLADMDVSIKKLLPMVLVGLAVNNITPSGRGGGEPVRAYILSKENEEYHFEESLATVVTDRALDTLPFVLLAAITIASMALFFNFDLWLIVVMVAAVIAIIIILAVLIYMCINIEFGKRVDGWIIGLVRRFYKKNSEKLENQIHKAIFGFQDTMKLLISNKKGLIYTLSLSFFIWFLEIFRVYLVFLAFGANVSFIIIAEVFIVSSLVGMIPLLPGGLGAIDGTMILIFSTAGVSPSISAAATVIERLISFWLATILGMVILPYYGSSVLDKISFSSSDEIEESSDDSDE is encoded by the coding sequence ATGGATAAAAAATCAATATTTTTCTTGGGTATAAGTATTCTAATTCTTATAATAATGCTGTGGTTTGTAGGAATAGATAAGGTTATCGATGCTTTAAAATTGGCTAATATGACTTTACTACTTTTAGCTTTGCTTGTTCAGGTCTTTCTTTATTTCTTGTATACTTTGCGCTGGCAAATACTTAATAAATTGGCAGATATGGATGTGAGTATTAAAAAATTACTTCCAATGGTTTTAGTGGGTCTTGCTGTTAATAATATTACTCCGTCCGGACGTGGCGGTGGAGAACCTGTAAGGGCATATATTTTATCTAAAGAAAATGAGGAATATCATTTTGAAGAATCTTTAGCAACTGTTGTCACGGATAGGGCTTTGGATACACTTCCATTTGTCTTATTGGCGGCGATTACCATCGCATCCATGGCTTTATTTTTTAATTTTGATTTATGGTTGATTGTGGTAATGGTTGCAGCGGTTATAGCTATCATTATCATTTTGGCCGTTCTTATTTATATGTGTATCAATATAGAATTCGGTAAAAGAGTTGATGGATGGATTATCGGTCTTGTCAGACGATTTTATAAGAAAAATTCTGAAAAATTGGAAAATCAAATTCATAAAGCAATTTTTGGTTTTCAGGATACCATGAAATTGTTGATTTCCAATAAAAAAGGTTTAATTTACACTCTTTCATTATCATTTTTCATATGGTTTTTAGAAATCTTCAGAGTTTATTTGGTGTTTTTAGCATTTGGCGCTAATGTTAGTTTCATTATTATTGCAGAGGTATTCATTGTATCCTCCTTGGTTGGCATGATTCCTCTTCTTCCTGGAGGTCTTGGCGCTATCGATGGGACAATGATTCTGATTTTCTCAACTGCTGGTGTTTCTCCATCCATAAGTGCTGCTGCCACCGTTATTGAAAGATTAATTTCATTTTGGCTAGCAACAATTTTGGGCATGGTAATTTTACCGTATTACGGATCATCAGTTTTAGATAAAATTTCGTTTAGTTCATCTGATGAAATAGAAGAGTCGTCTGATGATAGTGATGAATAA